From one Leifsonia soli genomic stretch:
- a CDS encoding HRDC domain-containing protein — translation MAEYTVIETRADYLAAVERIAAGTGPIAVDAERASGFRYSQRAYLIQVFRREAGTFLFDPPAVGRFDELNEAIHDDEWVLHAATQDLTCLREVGLDPSIVFDTELAARLLGMPRVGLGTVVEELLGIHLAKEHSAADWSTRPLPQPWLDYAALDVQLLPDLRDAIAALLDEAGKTDIAHQEFADELVRDLVPVRSEPWRRLSGIHSIRGVRNLAVARELWQARDALAREIDTAPGRLVPDASLTAAAKAMPESKRALAAMREFTGRASRTEIDRWWAAIETGRTTDDLPVLRGNGDTLPPPRAWSDRNPDADARLKAARTALTAVSEERSIPLENLLTPDTLRRVAWTPPAEITPESVAEALAAHGARPWQVAATSQVIAQAFVESSQSADEGSEPAS, via the coding sequence GTGGCTGAGTACACGGTCATCGAGACCCGTGCCGACTACCTCGCGGCGGTCGAGCGCATCGCCGCGGGGACGGGGCCGATCGCGGTCGACGCCGAGCGGGCCAGCGGCTTCCGGTATTCGCAGAGGGCCTACCTCATCCAGGTCTTCCGGCGAGAGGCCGGCACCTTCCTCTTCGACCCGCCGGCGGTCGGCCGCTTCGACGAGCTGAACGAGGCCATCCACGACGACGAGTGGGTGCTGCACGCGGCGACGCAGGATCTGACCTGCCTGCGCGAGGTCGGGCTCGACCCGTCCATCGTGTTCGACACGGAGCTCGCAGCACGCCTGCTCGGGATGCCGCGCGTCGGCCTCGGCACGGTCGTGGAGGAGCTCCTCGGCATCCACCTGGCGAAGGAGCACAGCGCGGCCGACTGGTCGACCCGTCCCCTCCCCCAGCCGTGGCTCGACTACGCCGCCCTCGACGTGCAGCTGCTCCCCGATCTGCGGGACGCGATCGCTGCGCTGCTGGACGAGGCGGGCAAGACCGACATCGCGCACCAGGAGTTCGCCGACGAGCTCGTCCGCGACCTGGTCCCGGTGCGCAGCGAGCCCTGGCGGCGCCTGTCGGGCATCCACTCGATCCGCGGCGTCCGAAACCTCGCCGTCGCCCGTGAGCTGTGGCAGGCCAGGGACGCCCTGGCCCGGGAGATCGACACCGCGCCCGGCCGTCTGGTCCCCGACGCGTCGCTCACCGCCGCCGCCAAGGCGATGCCGGAGTCGAAGCGCGCGCTCGCGGCGATGCGGGAGTTCACCGGGCGCGCCAGCCGCACGGAGATCGACCGCTGGTGGGCGGCCATCGAAACGGGACGCACCACCGACGACCTCCCTGTGCTGCGCGGCAACGGCGACACCCTGCCTCCGCCCCGGGCGTGGTCCGACCGCAATCCGGATGCGGATGCCCGTCTCAAGGCGGCGCGCACGGCGCTCACGGCTGTGTCCGAGGAGCGCAGCATCCCGCTGGAGAACCTGCTCACCCCCGACACGCTGCGCCGCGTCGCCTGGACTCCCCCCGCCGAAATCACGCCGGAGAGCGTCGCCGAGGCCCTCGCCGCGCACGGTGCACGGCCGTGGCAGGTTGCCGCAACCTCACAGGTGATCGCCCAGGCATTTGTGGAAAGCAGCCAAAGCGCCGACGAGGGGTCGGAGCCCGCTTCGTAG
- a CDS encoding acetyl-CoA C-acyltransferase, giving the protein MADRNDVVFVDGVRTPFGRAGEKGQYWNTRADDLVVKAMIGLLERNPQVPKDRIDDVAIAATTQQGDQGLTLGRTAALLAGLPKSVPGFAIDRMCAGAMTSVTTLGSGIAFGAYDLVIAGGVEHMGRHPMGFGADPNPRFLSEKMVAEDALNMGMTAERIHDRFPALTKERSDRFAMRSQQKLAAAYEAGKIQPDLVPVAIRSESGWSLATQDEGMRPQTTMEGLATLKTPFRPHGRVTAGNSSPLTDGATASLLASTDAVKELGLTPKMRMVSFAFAGVEPEIMGLGPVPSTEKALRKAGLRIDDIGLFELNEAFAIQVLSFLDHFGIADDDPRVNLWGGAIAIGHPLAASGVRLMIQLARQFEEHPEVRYGITAMCVGLGQGGTVIWENPHFSGKALHDKRAARKG; this is encoded by the coding sequence GTGGCCGATAGGAACGATGTCGTGTTCGTCGACGGAGTCCGTACTCCGTTCGGACGGGCCGGCGAAAAAGGGCAGTACTGGAACACCCGCGCGGACGACCTCGTCGTGAAGGCGATGATCGGACTGCTGGAGCGGAACCCCCAGGTGCCCAAGGACCGGATCGACGACGTGGCGATCGCCGCGACGACGCAGCAGGGCGACCAGGGTCTCACCCTCGGCCGTACCGCCGCACTCCTCGCCGGACTGCCCAAGTCCGTCCCCGGATTCGCGATCGACCGGATGTGCGCCGGCGCGATGACCAGCGTCACCACTCTCGGCTCCGGCATCGCGTTCGGCGCGTACGACCTGGTGATCGCGGGCGGCGTCGAGCACATGGGCCGTCATCCGATGGGCTTCGGAGCCGACCCGAACCCGCGCTTCCTCTCCGAGAAGATGGTCGCGGAGGACGCGCTCAACATGGGCATGACGGCCGAGCGCATCCACGACCGGTTCCCCGCGCTCACCAAGGAGCGCTCCGACCGCTTCGCCATGCGCAGCCAGCAGAAGCTGGCCGCGGCGTACGAGGCCGGCAAGATCCAGCCGGACCTCGTGCCTGTCGCGATCCGCTCCGAGTCCGGCTGGAGCCTCGCCACGCAGGACGAGGGGATGCGTCCCCAGACCACCATGGAGGGGCTCGCCACTCTGAAGACCCCGTTCCGGCCGCACGGCCGCGTCACGGCGGGCAACTCGTCGCCGCTGACCGACGGCGCCACGGCCTCCCTCCTCGCGTCCACCGACGCGGTGAAGGAGCTGGGTCTCACCCCCAAGATGCGCATGGTGAGCTTCGCGTTCGCGGGCGTCGAGCCGGAGATCATGGGCCTCGGGCCCGTCCCGTCGACCGAGAAGGCGCTCCGCAAGGCGGGCCTCCGCATCGACGACATCGGGCTGTTCGAGCTGAACGAGGCGTTCGCCATCCAGGTGCTGTCGTTCCTCGACCACTTCGGCATCGCCGACGACGACCCGCGCGTCAACCTGTGGGGCGGCGCGATCGCGATCGGCCACCCGCTCGCCGCGAGCGGAGTCCGCCTGATGATCCAGCTGGCGCGCCAGTTCGAGGAGCACCCGGAGGTGCGCTACGGCATCACCGCGATGTGCGTGGGCCTCGGCCAGGGCGGAACCGTCATCTGGGAGAACCCCCACTTCTCCGGAAAAGCACTGCACGACAAGCGCGCCGCGCGGAAGGGCTGA
- a CDS encoding 3-hydroxyacyl-CoA dehydrogenase NAD-binding domain-containing protein translates to MTDYSTIDFSPLADLTDDEVVTHSFVRDVPLPSGKTLALVTLDNGRDHTRPNTMGPATLLELGKTFDELTERAKRGEIDAVAVTGKPFILAAGADLSRVSEIPSVEVAKLLPQLGHYVLGKQATFGVPSFVFTNGLALGGGVEIGLNADYRSIDRNAAAFALPEVFLGLIPGWGGATILPNLIGIENALKVIVENPLKQNRMLKPQEVFDLGIADAIFDSANFLEDSLRWADTVLTGDVVVKRPNEPGKIERMVKWDAAIGIARKMLESRIGTVPKSPYKALELLKAAKANDREAGFALEDDALAELIAGDQFQASIYAFNLVQKRAKRPAGAPDKKVAKKVTKIGVIGAGYMASQFALLFVRRLRVPVVITDLDQAHVDKGVAYIHDEIGKLQEKGRISPDEANRLRALVTGTTDKADFADCDWVIEAVFEELGVKQDVFEQVEQFVSDEAVLATNTSSLSVEQIGAKLKHPERLVGFHFFTPVAVMPLIEVVNTPLTDEATLSTAMVTAAALKKNAVITADTPGFVVNRILAKILGDAMHAVDDGTPFDVVDEAIAPLGLPMAPSALLDLVGLKVGAHVLDTHHAAFPDRFYRSENLHKLAEYGTLLEKDAKGKVKGLDKGAAKIVSGGTNPWTKEQILRTLEDGLADEIHRMLADDHVVEAPEDIDLCMILGAGFPFQMGGITPYLDRVGASERVFGDTFHHPPVKGVA, encoded by the coding sequence GTGACCGACTACAGCACGATCGACTTCTCCCCCCTCGCCGACCTCACCGACGACGAGGTCGTCACCCACTCCTTCGTCCGCGACGTCCCGCTCCCCAGCGGCAAGACGCTCGCTCTGGTCACCCTCGACAACGGCCGCGACCACACCCGCCCCAACACCATGGGGCCGGCGACGCTGCTGGAGCTCGGGAAGACCTTCGACGAGCTGACCGAGCGCGCGAAGCGCGGCGAGATCGACGCGGTCGCCGTCACCGGCAAGCCGTTCATCCTCGCCGCAGGAGCCGACCTCAGCCGCGTCAGCGAGATCCCCAGCGTCGAGGTGGCTAAGCTGCTCCCGCAGCTGGGCCACTACGTTCTCGGCAAGCAGGCGACCTTCGGCGTCCCGTCGTTCGTGTTCACGAACGGCCTGGCGCTGGGCGGCGGCGTGGAGATCGGCCTCAACGCCGACTACCGCAGCATCGACCGCAATGCGGCCGCTTTCGCCCTGCCCGAGGTCTTCCTCGGCCTCATCCCCGGCTGGGGCGGCGCGACCATCCTGCCCAACCTGATCGGCATCGAGAACGCCCTCAAGGTGATCGTCGAGAACCCACTGAAGCAGAACAGGATGCTGAAGCCGCAGGAGGTCTTCGACCTCGGGATCGCGGACGCGATCTTCGACTCGGCCAACTTCCTCGAGGACTCGCTGCGGTGGGCCGACACGGTCCTCACCGGCGACGTCGTCGTCAAGCGCCCGAACGAGCCGGGCAAGATCGAGCGCATGGTGAAGTGGGATGCCGCCATCGGCATCGCGCGGAAGATGCTCGAGTCGCGCATCGGCACCGTCCCGAAGTCGCCGTACAAGGCACTCGAGCTGCTCAAGGCCGCGAAGGCGAACGACCGGGAGGCCGGGTTCGCCCTCGAGGACGACGCGCTCGCGGAGCTCATCGCGGGCGACCAGTTCCAGGCGAGCATCTACGCGTTCAACCTCGTGCAGAAGCGTGCGAAGCGCCCGGCCGGCGCCCCGGACAAGAAGGTCGCGAAGAAGGTCACCAAGATCGGCGTCATCGGCGCCGGCTACATGGCCAGCCAGTTCGCGCTGCTCTTCGTTCGGCGCCTCCGGGTGCCCGTGGTCATCACCGACCTCGACCAGGCGCACGTCGACAAGGGCGTCGCGTACATCCACGACGAGATCGGCAAACTGCAGGAGAAGGGCCGCATCTCCCCCGATGAGGCCAACCGCCTGCGCGCACTGGTCACCGGCACCACCGACAAGGCCGACTTCGCCGACTGCGACTGGGTCATCGAGGCGGTGTTCGAGGAGCTCGGCGTGAAGCAGGACGTCTTCGAGCAGGTGGAGCAGTTCGTCTCCGACGAGGCGGTGCTCGCGACGAACACCTCCTCCCTGTCGGTGGAGCAGATCGGCGCCAAGCTGAAGCATCCCGAGCGCCTGGTGGGCTTCCACTTCTTCACGCCGGTCGCGGTCATGCCGCTGATCGAGGTCGTGAACACGCCGCTCACGGATGAGGCGACGCTGTCGACCGCGATGGTGACGGCGGCAGCGCTCAAGAAGAATGCGGTCATCACGGCCGACACCCCCGGGTTCGTGGTGAACCGCATCCTCGCGAAGATCCTCGGCGACGCGATGCACGCGGTCGACGACGGGACGCCGTTCGACGTCGTCGACGAGGCGATCGCGCCGCTCGGCCTGCCGATGGCGCCGTCCGCCCTGCTCGACCTGGTGGGACTCAAGGTCGGCGCACATGTGCTCGACACCCACCATGCGGCCTTCCCCGACCGGTTCTACCGCTCGGAGAACCTCCACAAGCTGGCCGAGTACGGCACGCTGCTGGAGAAGGATGCCAAGGGCAAGGTGAAGGGCCTCGACAAGGGCGCGGCGAAGATCGTCTCCGGCGGCACGAACCCGTGGACGAAGGAGCAGATCCTGCGGACCCTCGAAGACGGCCTGGCCGATGAGATCCACCGCATGCTCGCCGACGACCACGTGGTCGAAGCACCCGAGGACATCGACCTGTGCATGATCCTCGGTGCGGGCTTCCCGTTCCAGATGGGCGGCATCACCCCCTACCTGGATCGCGTCGGAGCGTCCGAGCGCGTGTTCGGCGACACGTTCCACCACCCGCCGGTCAAGGGCGTCGCCTGA
- a CDS encoding aldo/keto reductase: MKTIALGTEKLEVSQLGLGCMGMSAFYTGAGSDEAGSIRTIHRAMELGVTFFDTAEIYGPYTNEELLAKAFADGRRDRVVIATKFGTIKHRQNDERGMDGSADNVRLSVEGSLRRLQTDHIDLYYQHRMDPDTPIEETVGALKELIEEGKIRHYGLSEASPATIRRANAVHPVTAIQTEYSLWTRDPEAEVLPTVRELGIGFVPYSPLGRGFLTGTIRSLDQLSDDDFRRFNPRFEGDNLEANIRIVEQVDEVAREVGAKPGQVALAWLLSKGDDIAPIPGTTKVANLEQNVAAADLQLTPEQLARLDAVAAPVGDRYPDMSTVNR, from the coding sequence ATGAAGACGATCGCACTGGGAACCGAGAAGCTGGAGGTCTCGCAGCTGGGCCTGGGCTGCATGGGGATGTCCGCGTTCTACACCGGTGCGGGCAGCGACGAGGCGGGCTCGATCCGCACCATCCACCGCGCGATGGAGCTGGGCGTGACGTTCTTCGACACGGCCGAGATCTATGGGCCGTACACGAACGAGGAGCTGCTCGCGAAGGCGTTCGCCGACGGCCGCCGCGACCGCGTCGTCATCGCCACCAAGTTCGGCACCATCAAGCACCGCCAGAACGACGAGCGCGGGATGGACGGCTCGGCCGATAACGTGCGGCTCTCCGTCGAAGGCTCGCTGCGTCGTCTGCAGACCGACCACATCGACCTCTACTACCAGCACCGGATGGACCCGGACACGCCCATCGAGGAGACCGTCGGGGCACTGAAGGAGCTGATCGAGGAGGGCAAGATCCGGCACTACGGACTGTCGGAAGCGTCGCCTGCGACCATCCGCCGCGCCAACGCCGTCCACCCGGTGACCGCCATCCAGACGGAGTACTCGCTGTGGACGCGCGACCCGGAGGCCGAGGTGCTGCCGACGGTTCGCGAGCTCGGCATCGGCTTCGTGCCGTACTCGCCGCTCGGCCGCGGCTTCCTCACCGGGACGATCCGCTCGCTCGACCAGCTGTCGGACGACGACTTCCGCCGCTTCAACCCGCGGTTCGAGGGAGACAACCTGGAGGCCAACATCCGGATCGTGGAGCAGGTGGACGAGGTCGCGCGGGAGGTCGGCGCGAAGCCCGGCCAGGTGGCCCTCGCGTGGCTGCTGTCGAAGGGCGACGACATCGCGCCGATCCCGGGCACGACGAAGGTCGCCAACCTGGAGCAGAACGTCGCCGCCGCCGACCTGCAGCTCACCCCGGAGCAGCTGGCGCGGCTGGATGCGGTGGCCGCCCCCGTCGGCGACCGCTACCCGGACATGTCGACGGTCAACCGCTGA
- a CDS encoding MerR family transcriptional regulator — translation MTDTRTAMSISDVAERTGLTTHTLRYYEREGLMLTPVERASSTHRRYTDADVTWVTFLTKLRSTAMPIATMRQYVVLARQGDDTQAERLELLLLHRMAVVRQLEEMTASLAAIDYKIDLYRQSVGQVTEGNDA, via the coding sequence ATGACCGACACACGGACGGCGATGTCGATCTCCGACGTCGCCGAGCGGACCGGGCTGACCACCCACACCTTGCGCTATTACGAGCGCGAGGGGCTGATGCTGACACCGGTCGAGCGCGCATCCTCCACCCACCGGCGTTACACCGACGCGGACGTCACCTGGGTGACGTTCCTCACGAAGCTGCGCTCGACCGCCATGCCCATCGCGACGATGCGGCAGTACGTCGTGCTCGCGCGGCAGGGCGACGACACGCAGGCGGAGCGACTGGAGCTGCTGCTCCTGCACCGCATGGCCGTCGTGCGGCAGCTGGAGGAGATGACGGCGAGCCTGGCGGCCATCGACTACAAGATCGACCTGTACCGGCAGAGCGTCGGCCAGGTCACGGAAGGGAACGACGCATGA
- the dxs gene encoding 1-deoxy-D-xylulose-5-phosphate synthase, translated as MGILETIHGPRDLDRLTERELVQLAAEVRAFLVANVAKTGGHLGPNLGVVETTIAIHRVFDSPRDAIVFDTGHQSYVHKLLTGRQDFSRLRQRGGMAGYPQRSESEHDIVESSHASSSLSWADGISRAFELTGQQDRHVVAVVGDGALTGGMTWEALNNISDDNNRKLIIVVNDNGRSYAPTIGGMARFLNTVRTRKSYRNLYLTSRKAFDKLGTPGRSFYRGVRGGLHGFLSRFSNNEALYSNLDIKYIGPIHGHDIEAMEEALRQAKNYGAPVIVHAITQKGRGYEPALRDAADQFHSVGQIDPETGEPMEGSSKPSWTGVFADEIVRLAEKDPKIVGITAAMLRPTGLHKFAERFPERVHDVGIAEQHAATSAAGLAFGGLHPVVAIYATFMNRAFDQVLMDVGLHKAGVTFVLDRAGVTGPDGPSHHGIWDLAILQVVPSIRLAAPRDGTRFREELAEAVAVDDGPTVLRFPKGSVQPDIEALRRLDDGVDVLREGDRKDVLLVTVGPMADLGLKVADRLAAQGIGATVVDPRWVVPVPKSILSLAAEHRIVVTIEDGIRVGGIGTRVRQDLREAGIDTAVDELGLPDAFIDHASRDQILEDAGLTPQKIARDLVAQVLGSRVPIARPLPDDETAADAAPAKKRPA; from the coding sequence ATGGGAATCCTCGAGACCATCCACGGTCCCCGTGACCTCGACCGGCTGACCGAGCGGGAGCTCGTCCAGCTGGCGGCCGAGGTGCGCGCGTTCCTGGTGGCCAACGTGGCGAAGACCGGTGGACACCTCGGCCCGAACCTGGGTGTCGTCGAGACGACCATCGCCATCCACCGCGTTTTCGACTCCCCGCGCGATGCCATCGTGTTCGACACGGGGCACCAGTCGTACGTGCACAAGCTGCTCACCGGTCGTCAGGACTTCTCGCGGCTCCGGCAGCGCGGCGGCATGGCCGGCTACCCGCAGCGGTCGGAGTCGGAGCACGACATCGTGGAGAGCTCGCACGCCTCCTCGTCCCTCTCCTGGGCGGACGGGATCTCCCGCGCATTCGAGCTCACCGGACAGCAGGACCGGCACGTTGTGGCCGTCGTGGGCGACGGCGCCCTCACGGGCGGGATGACGTGGGAGGCCCTCAACAACATCTCCGACGACAACAACCGCAAGCTGATCATCGTCGTCAACGACAACGGCCGCTCGTACGCGCCGACCATTGGCGGCATGGCGCGCTTCCTCAACACGGTGCGGACGCGCAAGAGCTACCGCAACCTGTACCTCACGTCGCGCAAGGCGTTCGACAAGCTGGGTACGCCCGGGCGGTCGTTCTACCGTGGCGTGCGCGGCGGCCTGCACGGCTTCCTGAGCCGCTTCTCCAACAACGAGGCGCTGTACTCGAACCTCGACATCAAGTACATCGGCCCCATCCACGGTCACGACATCGAGGCGATGGAGGAGGCGCTGCGCCAGGCGAAGAACTACGGGGCCCCTGTCATCGTCCATGCCATCACGCAGAAGGGCCGGGGCTACGAGCCCGCGCTGCGCGACGCGGCCGACCAGTTCCACTCGGTCGGGCAGATCGACCCGGAGACCGGCGAGCCGATGGAGGGGTCGAGCAAGCCCTCCTGGACGGGCGTGTTCGCGGATGAGATCGTCCGCCTCGCCGAGAAGGACCCGAAGATCGTCGGCATCACCGCCGCGATGCTGCGCCCCACCGGGCTGCACAAGTTCGCCGAGCGCTTCCCCGAGCGCGTGCACGACGTCGGCATCGCCGAGCAGCACGCCGCGACCAGCGCCGCCGGTCTCGCGTTCGGCGGGCTGCATCCCGTCGTCGCCATCTACGCCACGTTCATGAACCGCGCGTTCGACCAGGTACTGATGGATGTCGGACTCCACAAGGCGGGCGTCACCTTCGTTCTCGACCGGGCCGGCGTGACCGGTCCGGACGGCCCGAGCCACCACGGCATCTGGGATCTCGCGATCCTGCAGGTCGTCCCGAGCATCCGGCTGGCCGCGCCGCGCGACGGAACGCGGTTCCGGGAAGAGCTGGCGGAGGCCGTCGCCGTGGATGACGGTCCCACCGTCCTGCGCTTCCCGAAGGGGTCCGTCCAGCCCGACATCGAGGCGCTCCGCCGGCTCGACGACGGCGTGGACGTGCTCCGAGAGGGCGACAGGAAGGACGTGCTGCTCGTCACCGTCGGCCCGATGGCCGACCTCGGGCTGAAGGTCGCCGACCGCCTGGCGGCGCAGGGGATCGGCGCGACCGTCGTGGACCCGCGCTGGGTCGTCCCGGTGCCGAAGAGCATCCTCTCCCTCGCGGCGGAGCACAGGATCGTCGTCACGATCGAGGACGGCATCCGCGTCGGCGGCATCGGCACGCGCGTCCGCCAAGACCTCCGCGAAGCGGGCATCGACACGGCGGTCGACGAGCTGGGCCTCCCGGACGCCTTCATCGACCATGCCTCGCGTGACCAGATCCTCGAGGACGCCGGGCTCACCCCGCAGAAGATCGCGCGCGATCTGGTGGCGCAGGTGCTCGGCAGCCGCGTCCCGATCGCCCGCCCCCTGCCCGACGACGAGACCGCTGCCGACGCCGCCCCCGCGAAGAAGCGTCCCGCCTAA
- the acnA gene encoding aconitate hydratase AcnA codes for MTATENAGHGSFGAKRTLTVGSKDYTIFGIDTVEGYERLPFSLKVLLENLLRTEDGANITADHIRAIGGWDPAAEPDTEIQYTPARVIMQDFTGVPCIVDLATMREAVSALGGDPKKINPLAPAEMVIDHSVIADLFGQPDALERNTDLEYERNGERYQFLRWGQTAFDDFKVVPPGTGIVHQVNIEYLARVTMTREVNGELLAYPDTCVGTDSHTTMVNGLGVLGWGVGGIEAEAAMLGQPVSMLIPKVVGFKLTGAIPTGVTATDVVLTITQMLRKHGVVGKFVEFYGAGVAEVPLANRATIGNMSPEFGSTAAMFPIDDVTLDYLRLTGRSEEQVKLVEEYSKAQSLWHDPAVEPVFSEYLELDLSTVVPSIAGPKRPQDRIELSHAKDQFEKDLVDYADVSHDLVDLTISESFPASDPGELQPEDARSTHQHSHHSHAPKAASNPTPVRLSENGEDFILDHGAVAIAAITSCTNTSNPSVMLAAGLLARNAAKKGLKAKPWVKTTLAPGSKVVTDYYEKAGLTHDLEALGFYTVGYGCTTCIGNSGPLPEEISQAVNDNDLAVTAVLSGNRNFEGRINPDVKMNYLASPPLVIAYALAGSMNFDFEVDPLGTDTEGNDVFLKDIWPDAAEVQQTIDSSINEGMFVHQYASVFEGDERWKSLPTPTGSIFEWDEKSTYVRKPPYFEGMTLDTTPVSDILGARVLAKLGDSVTTDHISPAGSIKADSPAGQYLTEHGIDRKDFNSYGSRRGNHEVMIRGTFANIRLKNQLLDGVEGGYTRDFTREGAPQSFIYDASQNYQAQGTPLVILGGKEYGSGSSRDWAAKGTSLLGVRAVITESFERIHRSNLIGMGVVPLQFPAGESADSLGLDGTEVFSITGLEQLNEGTTPKTVHVVAEPSDNSRAGKTTVEFDAVVRIDTPGEADYYRNGGILQYVLRSLV; via the coding sequence GTGACTGCAACCGAGAACGCAGGACACGGCAGCTTCGGTGCGAAGCGGACACTGACGGTCGGGTCGAAGGACTACACGATCTTCGGAATCGACACGGTCGAGGGGTACGAGCGGCTTCCGTTCAGCCTCAAGGTCCTGCTCGAGAACCTGCTCCGCACGGAGGACGGCGCGAACATCACCGCCGACCACATCCGGGCCATCGGCGGCTGGGACCCGGCCGCAGAGCCGGACACCGAGATCCAGTACACGCCGGCCCGCGTCATCATGCAGGACTTCACCGGCGTCCCCTGCATCGTCGACCTCGCCACCATGCGCGAGGCCGTCTCCGCCCTCGGCGGCGACCCCAAGAAGATCAACCCGCTCGCCCCGGCCGAGATGGTCATCGACCACTCCGTCATCGCCGACCTGTTCGGCCAGCCGGACGCGCTGGAGCGGAACACCGACCTGGAGTACGAGCGCAACGGCGAGCGGTACCAGTTCCTCCGCTGGGGCCAGACCGCGTTCGACGACTTCAAGGTCGTCCCGCCGGGCACCGGCATCGTCCACCAGGTCAACATCGAGTACCTGGCGCGCGTCACCATGACCCGCGAGGTCAACGGCGAGCTGCTCGCCTACCCGGACACCTGCGTCGGCACCGACTCGCACACCACCATGGTCAACGGCCTCGGCGTGCTCGGCTGGGGCGTCGGTGGCATCGAGGCGGAGGCTGCCATGCTCGGCCAGCCCGTCTCCATGCTCATCCCCAAGGTCGTCGGCTTCAAGCTGACCGGCGCCATCCCGACCGGTGTCACTGCGACCGACGTGGTGCTGACCATCACGCAGATGCTGCGCAAGCACGGTGTCGTCGGCAAGTTCGTCGAGTTCTACGGAGCGGGCGTCGCCGAGGTGCCGCTCGCGAACCGCGCGACCATCGGCAACATGAGCCCGGAGTTCGGCTCGACCGCCGCGATGTTCCCGATCGACGACGTCACCCTCGACTACCTGCGCCTCACCGGCCGCAGCGAGGAGCAGGTGAAGCTGGTCGAGGAGTACTCCAAGGCGCAGAGCCTCTGGCACGACCCCGCGGTCGAACCGGTCTTCAGCGAGTACCTCGAGCTCGACCTCTCCACGGTCGTCCCCTCGATCGCCGGCCCGAAGCGCCCGCAGGACCGCATCGAGCTGAGCCACGCCAAGGACCAGTTCGAGAAGGACCTCGTCGACTACGCGGACGTCTCCCACGACCTGGTCGACCTGACCATCTCCGAGTCGTTCCCGGCGTCCGACCCGGGCGAGCTCCAGCCGGAGGATGCGCGCAGCACCCACCAGCACAGCCACCACAGCCACGCGCCGAAGGCCGCATCCAACCCGACGCCGGTCCGCCTGTCCGAGAACGGCGAGGACTTCATCCTCGATCACGGCGCCGTCGCCATCGCGGCCATCACGTCGTGCACCAACACCTCCAACCCGTCGGTCATGCTCGCCGCCGGCCTCCTCGCCCGCAATGCGGCGAAGAAGGGCCTCAAGGCCAAGCCGTGGGTCAAGACGACCCTCGCCCCTGGCTCCAAGGTCGTCACCGACTACTACGAGAAGGCCGGCCTCACGCACGACCTGGAGGCCCTCGGCTTCTACACGGTCGGTTATGGCTGCACCACCTGCATCGGCAACTCGGGCCCGCTGCCCGAGGAGATCTCGCAGGCCGTCAACGACAACGACCTCGCCGTCACCGCGGTGCTCTCGGGCAACCGCAACTTCGAGGGCCGCATCAACCCGGACGTCAAGATGAACTACCTGGCGAGCCCGCCGCTGGTCATCGCGTACGCCCTCGCCGGTTCGATGAACTTCGACTTCGAGGTCGACCCGCTCGGCACCGACACCGAGGGCAACGACGTCTTCCTGAAGGACATCTGGCCCGACGCGGCCGAGGTGCAGCAGACCATCGACTCGTCGATCAACGAGGGGATGTTCGTCCACCAGTACGCGTCCGTCTTCGAGGGCGACGAGCGCTGGAAGTCGCTGCCGACCCCGACCGGCTCGATCTTCGAGTGGGACGAGAAGTCGACCTACGTGCGGAAGCCCCCGTACTTCGAGGGCATGACGCTCGACACCACGCCGGTCTCCGACATCCTCGGCGCCCGCGTGCTCGCCAAGCTGGGCGACTCGGTCACCACCGACCACATCTCGCCCGCCGGCTCGATCAAGGCGGACAGCCCGGCCGGCCAGTACCTCACCGAGCACGGCATCGACCGCAAGGACTTCAACTCCTACGGGTCGCGCCGCGGCAACCACGAGGTGATGATCCGCGGAACCTTCGCGAACATCCGCCTCAAGAACCAGCTGCTGGACGGAGTCGAGGGTGGCTACACCCGCGACTTCACCCGGGAGGGCGCCCCGCAGTCGTTCATCTACGACGCGTCGCAGAACTACCAGGCGCAGGGCACCCCGCTCGTCATCCTCGGCGGCAAGGAGTACGGCTCCGGCTCGTCGCGCGACTGGGCTGCGAAGGGAACCAGCCTGCTCGGCGTCCGCGCGGTCATCACCGAGAGCTTCGAGCGCATCCACCGCTCGAACCTGATCGGCATGGGCGTCGTCCCGCTGCAGTTCCCGGCCGGCGAGTCCGCCGACTCGCTGGGGCTCGACGGCACCGAGGTGTTCTCGATCACGGGTCTCGAGCAGCTGAACGAGGGCACGACGCCGAAGACGGTGCACGTGGTCGCGGAGCCGAGCGACAACTCGCGCGCGGGCAAGACGACCGTCGAGTTCGACGCGGTCGTCCGCATCGACACCCCCGGTGAGGCGGACTACTACCGCAACGGCGGCATCCTGCAGTACGTGCTGCGCAGCCTGGTCTGA